From Bacteroidota bacterium:
GAGGCTGTGGTTCTGATACGATTCTGCCTGGCGAATAGAATGCTTCGTTCATGCGCTGAATTTCGCGTACGTCCTTTTTTAACTCGGTTACCGAATCAAGATGGTCATTACCACGCGCCCAAACAATGGCAAACCGTATCTCCACAGTGTCTTGCGGGGCAAGGGTTAACGGTCCCAACGAAATGAGCGTATTGATGTCACCAGCCGAGAAGGTACCGCCTCGGTCATCCACATTCATCATCGACCAAAAAGACCGTGTAACAGGATCACCTGAAAACACAAAACGGGTTCTTGTTTTGGCTAAATGAGCATACTCAGGAAAGTTACTCCAATCCAATCCCTTGAGACCACGATAGAGCGGGGATTTATCGAGCCAATAGGTTTGCAAGTAAGCATAATAGTCTGGTCCAATACCTGCATCCCCGTCGATTCGTGATCCTCCAGCGCCTGTATAGTGCATGGCTCCATAAGCCCCCATCTTTTCACCGGGCTCGTCGATGGTGCCGTCTCTGTCGTTGTCAATGGCATCATGGGCAGAGGGGACCGATTCAATAATTGTAAATCCAACAGCAGGAGGGGCGGTGCCGTAACCTCTCAAGCCCTCGTCGTCATTGTCTTCGTTATACACATAGGTAAGGTGTAACAGCGAGTCAGAGCCAAGATAGTCGTCATCGAAATTTCCTACATCGGTATCACTGTAAACACCAAAAAATGCATGTTCTAAAGGTGCCGTATTTTTGTTGATGAGTTTATAATTATAGAAGGTGCTATTTGCGACAAAACCCGGATGATCGAAGGCGTGTGCAGAGGCGTGTACTTCCAGACCGATGGGGTCACTGTCGGTCGCTTCGTGGGCATTCCCTCGATCATTCATGATCCACCAGAGGCGTTGGTCGCCGAAGAGTTCGGGTAGATCACCGCTGGCCAGGTTGTAATTACCCGGTACACCGTCTCCATCGACAACAGGTGCACCGAGGTGCCACGGCCAGCTTTCCAGGTTGGTCGAAATTACACCCGTGGATTTGAAGTCCGTAAGGTCTTCCGTTCTGATTTCCCAAATCTTATCATAGGGTTTGCAGGAAGCGGGCGGGTGACCAGCTTCATCCAGTGGACCGGGCCAAAACTCAAAGGGGCCATAGCGACTCGCCGCAACACGCAAGTCATTCTCGATCATTCCTGCAACCCAGATTGATGCACCGGATACTACCTCGATTCCGCTTCCTTTGGGCACTTCATAACGAGGTCTGGGTCCGGGCCAGAATAAACCACCGTGGTTTGTGATGCGTGCCTGGACGTTACCAGCATTTAATATCGATTGTGCAAGCCCTGGCTCACAGGTGCCGGTTTGTGCTATAGCTGCATTCGGCAGAAATAAAAAGACGAATAGAATCCAGCAATATTTTTGCATCAATCATACCAGCTATTTCTACAGGTAAAAACGCAAAAAGCGAGACGCACGCGCCGTAGGTACAAGAACTTTCAACCTGTAACTTTCAACCTTAAACCAATCACCTGATCAGTACCATGCGTTTGGTGAACTGCAGGTAATCCATCTCGATGCGCGCCATGTAGATGCCCGCCGGCAGGGTGCCTGCATCAAAATTAACCGTGTAAATGCCAGCTTCTTGTCTTGTGTTCACCAGTAGTGCTACCTCTCGGCCCAGTATGTCATAAACGCTCATGCGAATACGCATAGACTGCGGTAGGCTGTAGCGGAACGTTGTGGTTTGTGTAAACGGATTAGGGAAGTTCTGGTCGAAGCCCAGGACAAATCCGGTTTCGATCGTTTGCTCCTCTTGAAGTATAATCCGCTGCGCTGGCCACAATGCGTTGCCGGCATTGTGCAACACGCGGGTATCCTTTTTGAGCTCGGT
This genomic window contains:
- a CDS encoding T9SS type A sorting domain-containing protein, whose amino-acid sequence is MQKYCWILFVFLFLPNAAIAQTGTCEPGLAQSILNAGNVQARITNHGGLFWPGPRPRYEVPKGSGIEVVSGASIWVAGMIENDLRVAASRYGPFEFWPGPLDEAGHPPASCKPYDKIWEIRTEDLTDFKSTGVISTNLESWPWHLGAPVVDGDGVPGNYNLASGDLPELFGDQRLWWIMNDRGNAHEATDSDPIGLEVHASAHAFDHPGFVANSTFYNYKLINKNTAPLEHAFFGVYSDTDVGNFDDDYLGSDSLLHLTYVYNEDNDDEGLRGYGTAPPAVGFTIIESVPSAHDAIDNDRDGTIDEPGEKMGAYGAMHYTGAGGSRIDGDAGIGPDYYAYLQTYWLDKSPLYRGLKGLDWSNFPEYAHLAKTRTRFVFSGDPVTRSFWSMMNVDDRGGTFSAGDINTLISLGPLTLAPQDTVEIRFAIVWARGNDHLDSVTELKKDVREIQRMNEAFYSPGRIVSEPQPPLRENFVLGFDQNFPNPFIQSTTLRYSLPQKMRVRLAVYDMLGREVALLVDGQKETGIHTAEFDGSNLPAGIYLARLEVDFLQFTKQMVLIR